One window of the Archangium primigenium genome contains the following:
- a CDS encoding sulfatase gives MRVSTPLPLTRVLLWACRGGLCAFLGLYTLCAVFNMQLGYQGNANSDLTALVWREFRGDVLRQVARLLTAHTVLGLLAGLLFGLGAWGARAERRARVFLGVFGASLVLALLACLGDIAQHPHLYAATLYERAAWTKAVLLRVSGTEPAPWRAGALLLVASGPVLACWRVLAHRDPAWEGRRLARPLGVMVVGAVVAGLLLAWNPAPVAAPTRSRPNLLILASDGLRPDHLSGNGYPRPTSPNIDRLLREGSQFEQTLIQIPRTGPSWTTLLSGQWAGQHPIRHTMVGPEARAASFPTLATALGEAGWRTAVLSDYAGDIFSRLPLGFAHVEAPAFNFPDLIRQRMLITQVTLLPWTALVPAFFPERQQFPELTDTSPLAASTRRALDDFQRDEAPFALLVFASVTHFPYAAPHPYEGRFLAPGERGPWRFGATPQMEPAPAPPTPSDVAALVANYDAGVLAFDAFVGRTLEELERRGLADNTLVVILSDHGEHLEESDRGLGHGEHLWGSEALRVPFILRWPGQVAEGRTLPTRARAIDVAPTVLELLGVPAPARFQGRSLAAQLVPGGAVPEVEDLPALLETDIWFSDRDGQRYQDYRLPYPWLYESMTVDKGTGDIHLKPEWEATVEKAKHRGLYLGRWKLLELPTPGGLRVELYDVQADPEERDEVSDRHPEVVASLRARLHRERSWDRADRN, from the coding sequence ATGCGCGTCTCGACTCCCCTGCCCCTCACCCGGGTGCTGCTCTGGGCCTGCCGAGGCGGCCTGTGTGCCTTCCTCGGGCTCTACACGCTGTGCGCCGTGTTCAACATGCAGCTGGGCTACCAGGGCAACGCCAACAGCGACCTGACGGCCCTGGTGTGGCGCGAGTTCCGGGGGGACGTGCTCCGGCAGGTGGCGCGGCTGCTCACGGCCCACACGGTGCTCGGGCTGCTCGCGGGGCTCCTGTTCGGTCTGGGGGCGTGGGGCGCGCGGGCCGAGCGGCGCGCCCGGGTGTTCCTGGGCGTCTTCGGCGCGAGCCTCGTCCTCGCGCTGCTCGCCTGTCTGGGGGACATCGCCCAGCACCCGCACCTGTATGCCGCCACGCTCTACGAGCGGGCCGCCTGGACGAAGGCCGTGCTGCTGCGCGTCAGCGGCACCGAGCCCGCGCCCTGGCGCGCCGGGGCCTTGCTGCTCGTCGCCTCGGGGCCTGTCCTGGCCTGCTGGCGCGTGCTCGCCCACCGTGACCCCGCGTGGGAGGGACGGCGGCTCGCGCGCCCGTTGGGCGTGATGGTGGTGGGCGCGGTGGTCGCGGGGCTGCTCCTCGCGTGGAATCCCGCCCCCGTCGCGGCGCCGACGCGCTCCCGGCCCAACCTGCTCATCCTCGCCTCGGACGGGCTCCGGCCGGATCACCTCTCGGGCAATGGCTATCCCCGGCCGACGTCGCCGAACATCGATCGGCTGCTGCGCGAGGGCAGCCAGTTCGAGCAGACGCTCATCCAGATTCCGCGCACGGGCCCCTCGTGGACCACGTTGCTCAGCGGCCAGTGGGCGGGCCAGCATCCCATCCGCCACACCATGGTGGGCCCCGAGGCCCGTGCCGCCTCCTTCCCCACGCTCGCCACCGCGCTGGGCGAGGCCGGCTGGCGCACGGCGGTGCTGTCCGACTACGCGGGGGACATCTTCTCGCGCCTGCCCCTGGGCTTCGCGCACGTGGAGGCCCCGGCCTTCAACTTCCCGGACCTCATCCGCCAGCGCATGCTCATCACCCAGGTGACGCTCCTGCCCTGGACGGCGCTCGTGCCCGCCTTCTTCCCCGAGCGTCAGCAGTTCCCCGAGCTCACGGATACGAGCCCGCTCGCGGCGAGCACCCGGCGCGCGCTGGACGACTTCCAGCGGGACGAGGCGCCCTTCGCGCTGCTCGTCTTCGCCTCGGTGACACACTTTCCCTACGCCGCGCCCCACCCGTACGAGGGCCGCTTCCTCGCGCCGGGCGAGCGCGGACCCTGGCGCTTCGGGGCCACGCCCCAGATGGAGCCCGCGCCCGCGCCCCCGACGCCCTCGGACGTGGCGGCCCTGGTGGCCAACTACGACGCGGGCGTGCTCGCCTTCGATGCCTTCGTGGGGCGGACCCTGGAGGAACTGGAGCGGCGGGGGCTCGCGGACAACACGCTGGTGGTCATCCTCTCGGACCACGGCGAGCACCTGGAGGAGAGCGACCGGGGCCTCGGCCATGGCGAGCACCTGTGGGGCTCGGAGGCGCTGCGGGTGCCCTTCATCCTGCGCTGGCCGGGCCAGGTGGCCGAGGGCCGCACGCTCCCCACCCGCGCGCGGGCCATCGACGTGGCGCCCACCGTGCTGGAATTGCTCGGCGTGCCCGCGCCCGCGCGCTTCCAGGGCCGCTCGCTGGCCGCGCAACTCGTGCCGGGCGGCGCGGTGCCGGAGGTGGAGGACCTGCCCGCGCTGCTGGAGACGGACATCTGGTTCTCCGACCGGGATGGCCAGCGCTACCAGGATTACCGCCTGCCCTATCCCTGGCTCTACGAGAGCATGACGGTGGACAAGGGCACGGGGGACATCCACCTCAAGCCCGAGTGGGAGGCGACGGTGGAGAAAGCCAAACACCGGGGCCTCTACCTGGGCCGCTGGAAGCTCTTGGAGTTGCCCACGCCCGGGGGTTTGCGCGTGGAGTTGTATGACGTCCAGGCGGACCCCGAGGAGCGCGACGAGGTCTCCGACCGGCACCCCGAGGTCGTCGCGTCCCTGCGCGCCCGGCTCCACCGCGAGCGCTCGTGGGATAGGGCCGACAGGAATTGA